The Candidatus Paceibacterota bacterium genomic sequence TTTAACGAGGCTCGCGGATGTGCCATCAGAGGAACATTTATTATCGATAAGAGAGGCATTCTTCGCTGGCAGGTAGTCAACGTTATGGGTGACGCCAGGAGCGCTCTGGACTACAAAACGGCGATTGCAGCCCTTTAACTAGTGACTTCGGTCGACAATTCGGTCAACTGGTACTAATCCAGTAGAATCTGCTGACCGTCAGGGTGCTTAGCTCAGTGGTAGAGCGCCTCGTTTACACCGAGGATGTCGGGGGTTCGAAACCCTCAGCGCCCACCAGAAAAACAGTGGAGGGTAGGAGATTGATGAAAGCCTCCCCAAGTGATCAACTGCAGATACTTGATATTCAGCGCATGGATTTTCAGGTTGCAACGCTTCGTAACAAACTCGCTTCGCTCCCCGAAATAGCTGAGTTGTTGGCATGTACCCAGCGTTTAGCCGTCGTGCGTGATCTCGAAATCGCGGCGCAGACACAGATCAGCGACATAAAACGCGAGTTATCGCGTGCAGAAGCGGACGTAGAGCAAGTGGTGGTCAGGCTCGAACGAGACGAGAAGCGCCTTGCAGAAGGAAGTGCCGCGCCCAAGGAACTAGAGAAATTGCAGCATGAGATTGAGACACTAAGCGCTCGTCGTTCTGAATTGGAAGAAGTCGAATTGGAAGTGATGCTCCGTATTGATTCGATTAAGTCGCGTTTAGAAGAATTGCAGGGCGAAGAGGAAAGTCTTAAAACTTCAAACGATGAAATTACCGTAAGAAAGAATTCAGCCTCGTCTTCCATCGAAGATGAAATCGCATCCACAATTTCGGAACGAAACGCCACAGCAGCGACCGTGGATGTGGCGCTTCTCGAGCTTTATGAAAAGATTCGAAGTAGTACCGGAACAGGTGCGGCTGCCCTACGTGAAGGACGATGCGATGGTTGCCATCTGGCCATCAATAGTGTTGAAATCGGAAGATTGAAAACTCTGGCATCGGACGAGGTTGTCCGTTGCGAAGAGTGCCGCTGTATTTTGGTGAGGGGAGCGAATTAATGGCACGCCATTTTGTCATGACCGCAGATGGCGGTTCGCGTGGAAATCCGGGGCCGGCGGGGTACGGCGCAGTAATACACGAAGGTCATATTGTCCTCCAAGAGCTTTATGACTTCATTGGAATTGCCACCAATAACGTGGCGGAATACAGCGGATTGGTCGCAGGTCTTACCGCAATTCATTTGCTTGATCCTGAAGCGACCATTGACGTCCGCATGGACAGCAAATTAGTTGTTGAACAGATGTCAGGTAGATGGCAGATAAAGCACGCCGATATGCGCGCCCTTGCTATGGAAGCGCGAACAGTGCATTCTCCAACGCTTGTTTCATACACTTGGATTCCGCGTGAAGAGAATGCTCACGCTGATCGCCTTGCCAACCGCGCACTCGATGAGCGCGGGGGAAAGAAAACCCAACAAGTCAATTTCTTAACTGAGCGTCTTCGCATGCCCGAAATTCCAACAATGATTTATTTTGTCCGTCACGGCGAGACAATCCTGACACCAGATCGTAAGTTCTCGGGCAGTGGCAAATTAAATCCACCTCTAACTCCAGAGGGGCAGGCTCAGGCTCAAGCGTTAGCAAATGAAATTGAAAAACTAAAGCCCGAAATCTTAGTTGCCTCTCCTCTGCAGCGGACCAAGGAGACTGCCGAAGTAATTGCATCAAAGGTGAAATTGCCAATTATTTTTGATGAGGCTTGGTATGAGTGCGGTTTCGGAATCTGGGATGGAATGTCCATTGATGAAGTGGCCAGTACTTATCCGGCCGAATACCAAGCCTGGCTCGCATCATCCGCATATGTGCCTCCTGAGGGAGAGTCGTACGACGAACTAGGGTGGAGAGTTGACGAGGCGATTGACAAACTCGCTGCCAAATACCCTGGCAAGCGAATTGTTGTTGTCAGCCACAATGGAGTGATTAAGCAGGCTATAAGACTGGCGATCGGCGGTTCTGCCGAGAGTATTTTCCACATTGATGTTGCGCCTTGCTCGATCTCGACAATTTCAATCTGGCCAAGTGACGGATTACGCGCCATGAGATCTGCAAACGAACGCGGACATCTCCGCTAAGCCGCGCTATTGTCTAGGCATGACGCAGAGTCAGTCAGGCGCAAGAATTCTTCAGGCGGCTACAGGTTCAAAAATGAGCGCCCTTGGTTGGGGTCAAGAAGCCGCGCTTCGCATGCTTCACAACAACCTTGACCCTGCAGTAGCCGAACATCCAGAGAAACTTGTTGTATACGGTGGCACAGGTAAGGCTGCGCGGGACTGGCCATCTTTTGATGCGATCGTGCGAACCCTTACGAAACTCAAAGATGACGAAACGCTCCTTGTGCAATCAGGCAAACCAGTCGGCGTTTTTCAAACGCATGAATGGGCGCCGCGGGTATTGATTGCGAACTCAAATCTTGTCGGAGATTGGGCGACCTGGCCTGAATTTCGTCGCCTCGAACAACTCGGCCTCACGATGTACGGACAGATGACTGCTGGTTCTTGGATTTACATCGGGACTCAGGGGATCTTGCAAGGAACATATGAAACATTCGCCGCCATCGCACGGAAGCGATACAACGGGATGCTGCAAGGCACGCTTACTCTGACTGCGGGCTGTGGTGGAATGGGAGGCGCCCAACCACTTGCCGTCACGATGAACGGCGGTGTCTGTTTAATAGTAGATATTGATAGGACTCGACTGGAGAAGCGAATCGAAACTCGTTATTTGGACGAGATTGCACATGATCTTAATGACGCAATTGATCGGGTATTGAAGGCGAAATCGGCAGGCAAGCCACTTTCGGTTGGTCTTGTGGGAAATGCCGCGGTGGTTCTTCCACAACTCCTGTCCATGGATGTCCCAATCGATATTGTCACTGATCAGACTTCAGCTCACGATCCGCTTGCCTATGTTCCGATTGGCGTTGAATTCCACGATGCGGCGCAATTGGCCATGGATGATCCGGAAGATTTCACTCTTCGCGCTCGCGCATCCATGGCAAAACACGTCGAAGCAATGGTCGGATTTTTAGATAAAGGTGCGGAGGTTTTCGATTATGGCAATTCCATCCGTGATGAAGCGCGCCAGGGTGTCTTCGGCCGTGCGTTTGCATTTCCGGGTTTTGTTCCCGCCTATATCCGCCCACTTTTCTGCGAAGGCAAAGGACCTTTCCGTTGGGTAGCTCTTTCGGGAGATCCAAAAGATATTTATCGCACCGATAAGGCTGTTCTTGATCTCTTTCCGGAAAATGAAGGACTTCATCGCTGGATCACATTGGCGCAGGAGAAAGTCGCCTTTCAAGGCCTTCCTGCCAGAATCTGTTGGCTCGGATATGGTGAGAGAGATAAAGCGGGTATTGCCTTTAATGATCTCGTCGCCAGCGGAGAAGTGTCTGCACCGATTGTAATTGGGCGCGATCACTTGGACTGTGGCTCTGTGGCATCCCCCTATCGAGAGACTGAAGCAATGAAAGATGGATCCGATGCGATAGCAGATTGGCCGCTTCTCAATGCCATGATCAATGTTGCATCCGGTGCATCGTGGGTCTCAATCCATCATGGTGGCGGCGTTGGAATCGGTCGTTCAATTCATGCGGGCCAAGTCTGCGTCGCCGATGGCACGAAGTTGGCAGGTCAGAAACTCGCCAGAGTGCTGACAAACGATCCTGGCATGGGCGTTATCCGCCATGTGGATGCGGGATATGACGAAGCAACTAGTGCCGCACGTCAGAAACATGTTCATGTTCCGATGCTGGATGTGGAGTAACCATGACTCGAACCCTGGTAGATAACATCGGATTACTCGTCACCAACGACTTATCGATGGACGGCAGTCCTCTGGGACTAATTCAAGACGCGGCTTTCCTTATGGAAGAGGGCGCAATTTCTTGGATTGGAGAGTCTTCCGCTGCTCCGCGAAGTGAAATTCCCAACCGCATTGACGCGCAAGGAAGATGCATTATTCCGGGATTTGTTGATAGCCATACCCATCTCATTTTTGCGGGAGATCGAAGTGATGAGTTTCGTGCCCGGATGCAAGGGGAGCCTTACACGGCCGGCGGAATTAATTACACGGTTGAACTCACGCGGAAAGCATCGAATGGGCAGTTGCTACAGAGCGGTCGTCGTCTGATTGCCGAGGCAAATGCATCGGGCACAACAACAATTGAATGTAAGTCTGGATACGGCTTGACCGTTGATGACGAAGCTCGTTCGCTGGTAGTCGCCAAGCAACTCACCGACGAAACCACATTCTTAGGAGCTCACATCGTCCCGCTGGAATATCGAGAGAGTCCTGAAGAGTATGTCGATCTTGTATGTGGTCCGATGCTGGATGCTGCCCGACCAAATGCAAAGTGGATTGACGTATTCTGCGATAAAGGCGCCTTCACGGCCGAACAGACAAGAAGGATTCTGAGAGCAGGGATTGCGCACGGCCTTCTTCCCCGGCTGCACGCCAATCAACTCGAACCTGGCGAGGGCGTACAGATCGGCGTTGAACTTGGCGCAGCATCGGTAGACCATGTCAGTCACCTCTCGGATGATGACATTTCTTTACTCGCTGATTCTGAAACTCTGGCAACTCTATTACCCGCAGCGGAGTTTTCAACCCGGTCTACTTACTCTGATGCGCGCAGACTCTTTGAAGCCGGCGTCAATGTTGCTCTGGCCTCCGATTGCAATCCAGGAAGTTCGTACACCACCAATATTCCATTTGTTATTGCAGTTGCGGTGCGTGATCTGCACTTCTCTCCAGAGCAGGCAATTTGGTCGGCGACAAAGGGCGGTGCGATGGCACTTCGGCGCGAAGACGTCGGCCACCTAGGAGTTGGCGCAAGTGCCGATTTTTCAATACTGAGCACTACTTCTTACATACACCTGGCGTACCGCCCAGGAGTTCCGTTAGTAGATGAGGTATGGCGTCATGGTAAACGGATCAAATAACTCAAATAGCGTGATAACTCTCGGTACTAGTGGGGTCACATTTGAGGATGTAATCGCGGTTGCGCGCCATGGTGCACAAGTCGTCCTTGCCTCTAAGGCGATTGAAGCGATTAGTGAAACACGAAAATATATTGATGCGTACGCAGCAGGTGGGGTTCCTGTCTACGGAGTCTCTACCGGCTTTGGTGCCCTGGCAAATCGCCATATTGATGTTGAGGATCGAACTCAACTTCAAAAATCACTGATCCGATCGCATGCTGCTGGAGTAGGCCCCGCGGTCGAACGTGAAGTTGTACGAGCATTGATGTTTTTGAGGTTGCGAACCATGGCATCTGGTCGCACGGGGGTGCGGGTAGAAGTAGCCCAGGCATATGTTGATTTTCTTAACTCTGGCATTACGCCATTGGTCCCAGAATTTGGTTCTCTCGGCTGCAGCGGCGATTTAGCACCACTTGCTCACTGTGCACTTTCGATGATGGGCGAAGGCCTTGTCCACGATGGCGACGGAAATGAAATGCCATCTTTGGACGCAATGAATGCGGCGGGTTTAAAGTCGATTGAACTTCAAGCGAAAGAGGGTCTGGCTCTCATCAATGGCACCGATGGAATGCTCGGGATGTTGATTATGGCGTGTGCAGACCTTGCCCAACTCTGCACGGTCGCAGATATCACTGCTGCAATGAGCGTCGAGGGCTTGCTCGGAACCGATCGAGTCTTTGCACCTGATCTACACGCGCCACTTCGTCCACAAATTGGGCAGATAACGAGCGCGGCAAATATGTACGCACTCCTACAGAATTCAGGGATTGTTGCATCCCATCTTGAGCATGATTCCCGCGTGCAAGATGCTTACTCTCTGCGTTGCGCACCGCAAGTCAATGGAGCGGTAAGGGATACCGTCGATTATGCGTCAACAATCGCTCACCGTGAATTGCGCAGTTCGATAGATAATCCAGTTGTCCTTCCTGATGGACGAGTAGAGTCAAATGGCAACTTCCACGGAGCCCCCGTTGGTTATGTGCTCGATTTTCTGGCAATTGCGGCAGCAGATCTCGGATCGATGGCCGAACGGCGTACTGATCGAATGTTGGATCAGCATCGTTCGGTGGGTTTGCCACCATTTCTTGCCTACGACCCCGGCGTGGATTCGGGTCTGATGATTGCCCAGTACACCCAGGCAGGCTTGGTGAGCGAGAACAAGCGACTTGCTTCCCCTGCCAGCGTGGATTCAATTCCAAGTTCGGCGATGCAAGAGGATCACGTTTCAATGGGATGGAGTGCGGCCCGCAAATTGCGCAAAGTAATCGAGAATCTTTCTCGCATACTTGCAATCGAACTTGTCACTGCCGCTCGCGCCATTGAATTACGCGAAGGATTGACTCCCTCGCCAGCCACATCATCGGTTATAAAGACTTTGCGACAAGTGGTGCCGGGATCTGGTCCAGATCGTTGGCTCTCGCCAGAACTTGAAGCCGCAGTTTCACTGGTACAGAGTGGAAAAGTTCAATCTGCGGCAAGAGAGGTCGTAAGAGAGTTGCTTTAACGCTTGGCAACTCCACAAGCGGCTTCGAGTACTAGGAGTGCACCGAGTCGGACTGTTCGTTGATCCGGAGCATCAGAGGCCGCATCAATCTCTGTAATATCCATCGCGCGCACTGAAGAATTGGCACCAGCCAGGAATGCTGCTTGGCGAAGTTCATCCGCACTTATGCCACCAGGCACTGAAGCAGGACAGGCCGGAGCGACGGATCGATCGCAGACATCGACATCGATATCTACGTATATTTCTCTCCTAGATCCTCCGGCGATTTCAAGGGCTTCCAGCATCACGTCTGCGATGGGTCGCTTACGCAGTGACTCCCGAGAAAAGATGTGGATCCCATGATCCTTTGCTCTTGCTGCGTAATCTTTGCTATTTGCAAAATCACTGATGCCAATTTGGACAATGTTGCTTCCTTGCATGCCGGCTTGAATGAGTCGCCAGACGGGTGAGCCGCTTGATCGACCGTCGCGCAAATCATGGTGTGCATCAAGTGTGATTAGGCCACACTGAGTCAAGTCCGGCCATATTCCAGCAGCAACTGAATAAGTAATGGAATTATCTCCGCCTAGTGCGATAAGCAATTTATTGACGCGAAGCACATCTTTGACGGCAGCTGCTACTCGTTGTTCTCCTTCTGTAAATTCCGGAGAGATCACATTTCCAAGATCACGAGTTTCGATCTCACGCAGATCCACATTGTGGGAATGAGAGTATGTTGAGTATCGCGCTAGCGCGTTTCGGATTGCATCAGGAGTCTGGTGCGCTGATGTAGGCGAGAGAGATTCTTCGCAAGCCGGAACGCCAATGAGTGCTACATCTGCAGATTCCTTCTTTGAAGTGAAAAGAGTATTTGCCCGCACCCAATTGGGGTCGTGTGGAAGTGCTGGGCTAGTCATGACCTTGATATTACGCGAAAAACCCTGGCTTATTTGGATAGTGGAAAGTACGATGACCCGATGATAAATCTTCATTCCATTGATATTTGGCAGCAGTTTTCGATAATCATTGACGGGACAATTGCGGCCATTTTGGGTTCGATCATTGGGTGGGAGCGTGACCGAGCGGGTAAGTCTGCCGGTCCACGGACGATGGCACTTGTAGGCACGGCTGCGGCAATTGTCGTTTCTATCGGCGAAGTTCTCGATGCCAATGCTCGCTATGGAGATCCAACACGCGCACTGCACGCGATTATTACGGGTATTGGTTTTCTCGGCGCGGGTCTCATATTTACGGATAAGCGCGGGGGAATCCAAGGTGTTACGACAGCTGCAACGATTTTCGCAACCGCAGCGATGGGTGTCTCTGTTGGTCTTGGATTCCAGATCGTGGGTGTAGGGCTAACAATGATTATCCTTATTATTCTTCGCTCTTCACACGTCAGGGAGGTCGCGCGTCGCCGCAGCGTCCAGGATGAGGATCCGAACGCAAAATCGCGTTAACGTGATCACCGCTCACGAAGTTTCCGTCACAAATTGGCGGAAGATTCGCGCGATTTCTTTCGCCAGGGCGATCTCTTTTTTAGGTAGCGAGCTTACTGTTTTCGCGCTGATTCTTCGAGAGAAGGATTCGGGTGCCAGCACAGTCTCGGTGCTTCTCATTTTGGGCATGCTGCCATTGATTCTCTTCGCTCCGTGGGCAGGGCTAATTGCGGATAAGTACTCAACCAGAGAAGTGGTGCTTACTTCTTCGCTAATCCAAGCAGGGCTGATATTCAGTTTGACGATTGATGGGCCACACTGGGTTGTTTTTGCAACGCTATTTCTGGCCAATACCTGCGGTTCAGTTGCAAATCCTGCATGGGGTGCTTTATTGCCTACCCTATGTACTAAAGATGACCTTCCGCGCGCATTGGGATTCTCGCAGTCGATTTTTGCTCTGGCAGGATTACTTGCCCCCGCGCTAGCGGGTCTATTGGTTTCGACAAGTGGTTTCTATTGGCCTTTTGTCATTGACGCCATCACCTTCTTGTTTATAGCCACGATGCCGGTTGCATTGAGAGTAAATCGAATTAGGGCAGTCGAGGTAACCGGTCAAAAGAACGGAGCAATGGAAGGAATTAACTTTCTCTTTCGCGAACCCTTATTGCGTGCTCTTTTAATTCTTCTTACGATATTTATCTTGGCACTCGGCGTTGTAAACGTTGGAGAAGTATTCCTTGTAACCGAAGAACTTGGTGCTAGTTATTTTATTTACGGTTTGGTAGGAACTGCATTTGCTCTGGGTGCACTTCTTGGCTCAACCGGATCGGCTTCTGCCAAGATTCCCGAAACTAAGCACGTGCAGATAGTTATTCTTGGGTTGACATTGCTCTCCGTCGCCGTCCTTGGGATTGCCCTGGCTTGGCACTGGGGTGTAGTACTTGCCTTCTCTCTACTTGCAGGAATCGGAAACTCCATTATTAACGCATATGCGGTAGGGATATTCATCAACCGATCTGATCCCGCAATCCAGGGTCGCATATTGGCTGGAGTGTCTGGAGTGATCAATGTGGGACTGATAACTGCGATGGGTCTTGCTGGCGTCATGATTGGAGTCTTCGGAGTGCGTGAGGTTCTATTTGTGGGAGGACTGCTTTCGATTGCCGTGCTAGCAATCATGACTCCAGCGGTTTTACGTCACGCGCCTAGGGTCGCGTAGAAGTGCTCCTCAAGGAGCGCCCATCTAAAAACGAGCACAGTATGGGTCTCCTCGAGCTCTTGACCAGAAATGTGTCACTGTTACCATGTAAGACGTGATGTCGGCCACCTAGCGTCGTGGCAGAACATCGCCGCAATTTTCCATCTCTGCGCAATTTTGAGCGGTAGGCACGGCAATGTCGAAGAAATCGACTGAACCAAAGGGTGATCGGGACCTTGAGAAGTTGTTCTCGGTTTTAAAACTCTTTTTATCTGGTGATTATTCCGTTCGCATGCCCACTGACCAGACGGGAGTGCTTGGTGAGATCGCCCAGACGGTTAACGAATTAATCAGTTCCAGATCTAAGATTTTGGATAGTTTCATGAAGGTATTCAAGGAGGTCGGCGAAAGAGGCCTTATCGATTCGAAGATTTCTACCGATGAATTGCCACCAGCAGTGGCCAACTTAGTTGTAGCTCTCAATCAGATGCTCGAGAAACTAAATGAGCCATTGAATGAAATGGTGGAAATTATTAGCGCTGTGTCCCGTGGTGAGTTGAATCGCAGGGTGTCGACTGAAATCAACGGCAAGAAAAAAGAGGGTCAGTTTTTTGCATGGACTGAGATGATGAATGACATGTTGGACGTGTTATCTACCTTGACCTCTGAAATATCCCAAGTGGCGCGCGAAGTGGGCATGGAAGGCAAGCTCGGCGGCCAGGCCAACGTGCCGGGTGTGGCAGGCACATGGAAGGACCTAACCGATAACGTCAACTCGATGGCAACCAACTTGACTGACCAGGTGCGCGGTATCGCCCAGGTAGTTACGGCGGTGGCCAACGGCGACCTCAGTAAAAAGGTCACAGTCGATGTCAAAGGCGAGATCGCCGATCTGGCTGGCACTATCAATAACATGACCGAGACCTTGGCGCTCTTCGCTGACCAGGTCACCCAAGTGGCGCGCGAAGTGGGCATGGACGGCAAGCTCGGCGGCCAGGCCAACGTGCCGGGTGTGGCAGGCACATGGAAGGACCTAACCGATAACGTCAACTCGATGGCAACCAACTTGACTGACCAGGTGCGCGCTATAGCTGATGTCTCTACTGCCGTGACTAAAGGTGATCTCACTCGCTCGGTAGTTGTTACGGCCAAGGGCGAAGTGGCCGAACTCAAGGACAACGTCAACGAAATGATTCGTAATCTGCGCGAAACCACTGAGAAAAACTCGGAACAAGATTGGCTCAAAACTAATCTGGCCAAATTCAATAGCATTCTGCAAGGCCAACGTGACTACGTCACCGTTTCTAAAGCAGTGCTCTCCGATCTCGCGCCGCTGGTCGAGGCCCAGTATGGCGCCTTCTACATTATGGAAGAAAGCGAGAGTATCGAAGCTTGTTTAAAGTTGCTCGCCACTTATGCTTACAAAGAAAGCAAAGACCTTGACAAAGAGTGGAAGATGGGAGAGGGGCTAGTGGGGCAATGCGCCTATGAGAAACGGCGTATTTTCATTACCGATGTGCCTGGCGATTACGTGGAGATTACTTCAGGGTTGGGTCGGGCCAAACCGCTTAGCATCCTAATTCTCCCCGTCATTTTTGAGGGCAAGGTAAAGGCCGTTATTGAATTGGCTTCTTTTAAGGAGTTTTCTCTTACCCATCAGACATTCCTGGATCGACTAACTGAATCTATTGGTATCGTGCTCAACATTATCGAAGCTGATATGCGTACCGATGAATTGCTCAAGCAGTCACAGTCCCTTACTAGTGCGCTACAAAGCCAGCAAGAAGAGCTGCGTCAGGCAAACGATGAGTTGGAAGACAAGGCACGGTTGCTGGAAGAGCAGAAACTTGAAGTTGAATTAAAGAATCTCGAGGTCGAGCAGGCAAAGACTGCGGTAGAAGAAAAAGCAACGCAACTGGCACTCACGTCAAAGTATAAATCCGAGTTTCTTTCCAATATGTCGCATGAGCTTCGCACGCCACTAAACAGTTTACTAATTCTTGCCGAACATCTTGCCGCAAACCCGAAAAGTCATCTCGATGCGAAGGAGGTGGAATTCGCAAAGTTAATTCATGTTTCTGGCAATGATCTACTTTCTCTGATCAATGAGATTCTCGACCTGTCCAAGATTGAATCAGGCGTGGTATCGGTAGAGAACGCGTCGGTACCGTTTACCACGATACAAGATCAACTAGAGAATACATTCAGCCACGTAGCAAAAAATCGGAGGCTTGACTTTGAGATAACTTTTGCCAGTGAATTGCCTTCAGTAATAGTCACCGACGAGATGCGACTGCTGCAAGTGATGAAGAACTTGCTCTCCAACGCTTTCAAATTTACCGAGAAGGGGAAAGTATCAGTCCGCGTGGATCGTGTTCTCTCTGGTTGGAGCGCGGAGAACGAGAGTCTTAACAAGGCAGCCGAAGTCTTAGCCTTCACCGTTGAAGACACGGGCATCGGTATATCGGCCGCCAAGCAGCGCATAATCTTTGAAGCGTTCCAGCAAGGTGACGGGACAACCGCCCGTAAATATGGCGGTACCGGCCTGGGATTATCGATCAGTCGCGAACTTGCTCGCTTATTGGGAGGTGAGCTGGCACTGGTGCGGAGTACTTCCAAACAGGGGAGTGTATTTGCGCTTTATCTGCCACTGAACGGATCCAAAGGTGGAGTTCTCGAAGCAATTCCTAAGGAAGAGCGCAGAACACATAGCACACAAAATTTTGATTTTGATTCAGGTGGCACAAGCAGTACCCATGAAGCATCAAGTGCGATTCACGACTCAGCCATCGCCGATGATCGTGACCTTATCGAAGGCGATCGAGTCCTGTTGATCATCGAGGATGATCCGACGTTCGCCAAAATCATTCTTGATCTGGCACGCGAGAAGGGCTTCAAAGGCATTGTCGCAATGCGCGGATCGCAGGCGTTGGAACTGGTGCGCAAGTACAAACCTGACGCCATTACCCTCGACATCCACATCCCAGATATAGACGGGTGGACGATTTTGGACATACTCAAGCGCGATTCCGACTTGCGCCATATTCCTGTAGACGTCATCACCGTTGAAGATTATCCATTGCGCGCTCTCTCGCAAGGGGCTTTTAAGTATCTCACTAAACCAGTGAGCCACGTTCAGCTTGCTAAGGCGATAGAGGCCACGCGCACCTTCCTGGATCGGCCCATGAAAAACCTTTTGTTGGTTGCCGGTGACAAGGTTGAGGATGAGCAGATTACCGAGCAACTCGGCAACGGCGACATCACAGTCCATCATGCCCGTAGCGGCAAGTTGGGGTTGATTGAGATGGGCAAGAGATCTTTTGACTGTGTGGCGGTCGCTACGAAAATGACGGATATGAGCGTGGCTGACTTCATCACCGCTATGCGAAAGAATAAATCGTTAGAAGAGATACCTGTCGTGGTGTTTAGTGGTGCGTCAATTACCGATTCGGAGCGGGGCGAGATTGAAAAGCTTGGTACAGCTAGCGTAGTGAGAAGCGCCGATTCCCTCGACCGTTTGCTTGACCAGACCGCGTTGTTCTTGCACCGGGTGGTTTCGCACTTGCCAGAAGAGAAGCGTAAGTTGCTCCAACAACTACATCAAGCAGCGAACAATCTCGGCGGGAAAAAGGTGCTGATCGTGGATGATGATGTGCGCAATATTTTCGCACTCACCGCTGCATTGGAGTCCAAGGGCGTAATTGTGTCCTCTGCGGAGAATGGAGTTATCGCTATTGATTTATTAAGGAAGACACCTGACATTGATCTGGTGTTGATGGACATCATGATGCCGGAGATGGACGGGTATGAAACCATGCGTGAGATCCGAAAGTTGGCGAAATTTAAGAAGTTGCCGATCATCGCGCTGACGGCCAAGGCCATGGTTGGGGACCGTGAAAAATGTCTTGAAGCTGGTGCCTCGGATTACCTGAGCAAACCAGTTAACATCGAGCAACTCTCCTCACTGATGCAGGTGTGGCTATCGAAATAGAGGACATTGAAGTCCTGGCGCTAGTTGAAGCGATTTATCAGCGTTGGGGTTATGACTTCCGCGACTATGCTCCTGCATCTTTGAAGCGGCGTATCCGGCGCATTGTCGAGTTGGAAAGGTTGTCATCGATATCTGCTTTGCAGGAGCAAGTATTGCGCGACCCTGCCTGCATGCAACGTTTTCTGGATCAATTAGTGGTGAGTGTTACCTCGATGTTTCGCGATCCTGGATTTTACTTAGCCTTTCGCAAGGTGGTCGTACCACTGCTGAAAGATCGGCCTTCGCTTCGAATATGGCATGCTGGTTGTGCCAGCGGCGAAGAGGTGTACTCCATGG encodes the following:
- the hutH gene encoding histidine ammonia-lyase is translated as MVNGSNNSNSVITLGTSGVTFEDVIAVARHGAQVVLASKAIEAISETRKYIDAYAAGGVPVYGVSTGFGALANRHIDVEDRTQLQKSLIRSHAAGVGPAVEREVVRALMFLRLRTMASGRTGVRVEVAQAYVDFLNSGITPLVPEFGSLGCSGDLAPLAHCALSMMGEGLVHDGDGNEMPSLDAMNAAGLKSIELQAKEGLALINGTDGMLGMLIMACADLAQLCTVADITAAMSVEGLLGTDRVFAPDLHAPLRPQIGQITSAANMYALLQNSGIVASHLEHDSRVQDAYSLRCAPQVNGAVRDTVDYASTIAHRELRSSIDNPVVLPDGRVESNGNFHGAPVGYVLDFLAIAAADLGSMAERRTDRMLDQHRSVGLPPFLAYDPGVDSGLMIAQYTQAGLVSENKRLASPASVDSIPSSAMQEDHVSMGWSAARKLRKVIENLSRILAIELVTAARAIELREGLTPSPATSSVIKTLRQVVPGSGPDRWLSPELEAAVSLVQSGKVQSAAREVVRELL
- a CDS encoding C4-type zinc ribbon domain-containing protein, giving the protein MKASPSDQLQILDIQRMDFQVATLRNKLASLPEIAELLACTQRLAVVRDLEIAAQTQISDIKRELSRAEADVEQVVVRLERDEKRLAEGSAAPKELEKLQHEIETLSARRSELEEVELEVMLRIDSIKSRLEELQGEEESLKTSNDEITVRKNSASSSIEDEIASTISERNATAATVDVALLELYEKIRSSTGTGAAALREGRCDGCHLAINSVEIGRLKTLASDEVVRCEECRCILVRGAN
- the hutI gene encoding imidazolonepropionase; this translates as MTRTLVDNIGLLVTNDLSMDGSPLGLIQDAAFLMEEGAISWIGESSAAPRSEIPNRIDAQGRCIIPGFVDSHTHLIFAGDRSDEFRARMQGEPYTAGGINYTVELTRKASNGQLLQSGRRLIAEANASGTTTIECKSGYGLTVDDEARSLVVAKQLTDETTFLGAHIVPLEYRESPEEYVDLVCGPMLDAARPNAKWIDVFCDKGAFTAEQTRRILRAGIAHGLLPRLHANQLEPGEGVQIGVELGAASVDHVSHLSDDDISLLADSETLATLLPAAEFSTRSTYSDARRLFEAGVNVALASDCNPGSSYTTNIPFVIAVAVRDLHFSPEQAIWSATKGGAMALRREDVGHLGVGASADFSILSTTSYIHLAYRPGVPLVDEVWRHGKRIK
- the hutU gene encoding urocanate hydratase; amino-acid sequence: MTQSQSGARILQAATGSKMSALGWGQEAALRMLHNNLDPAVAEHPEKLVVYGGTGKAARDWPSFDAIVRTLTKLKDDETLLVQSGKPVGVFQTHEWAPRVLIANSNLVGDWATWPEFRRLEQLGLTMYGQMTAGSWIYIGTQGILQGTYETFAAIARKRYNGMLQGTLTLTAGCGGMGGAQPLAVTMNGGVCLIVDIDRTRLEKRIETRYLDEIAHDLNDAIDRVLKAKSAGKPLSVGLVGNAAVVLPQLLSMDVPIDIVTDQTSAHDPLAYVPIGVEFHDAAQLAMDDPEDFTLRARASMAKHVEAMVGFLDKGAEVFDYGNSIRDEARQGVFGRAFAFPGFVPAYIRPLFCEGKGPFRWVALSGDPKDIYRTDKAVLDLFPENEGLHRWITLAQEKVAFQGLPARICWLGYGERDKAGIAFNDLVASGEVSAPIVIGRDHLDCGSVASPYRETEAMKDGSDAIADWPLLNAMINVASGASWVSIHHGGGVGIGRSIHAGQVCVADGTKLAGQKLARVLTNDPGMGVIRHVDAGYDEATSAARQKHVHVPMLDVE
- a CDS encoding histidine phosphatase family protein, whose product is MARHFVMTADGGSRGNPGPAGYGAVIHEGHIVLQELYDFIGIATNNVAEYSGLVAGLTAIHLLDPEATIDVRMDSKLVVEQMSGRWQIKHADMRALAMEARTVHSPTLVSYTWIPREENAHADRLANRALDERGGKKTQQVNFLTERLRMPEIPTMIYFVRHGETILTPDRKFSGSGKLNPPLTPEGQAQAQALANEIEKLKPEILVASPLQRTKETAEVIASKVKLPIIFDEAWYECGFGIWDGMSIDEVASTYPAEYQAWLASSAYVPPEGESYDELGWRVDEAIDKLAAKYPGKRIVVVSHNGVIKQAIRLAIGGSAESIFHIDVAPCSISTISIWPSDGLRAMRSANERGHLR
- a CDS encoding agmatinase family protein, yielding MTSPALPHDPNWVRANTLFTSKKESADVALIGVPACEESLSPTSAHQTPDAIRNALARYSTYSHSHNVDLREIETRDLGNVISPEFTEGEQRVAAAVKDVLRVNKLLIALGGDNSITYSVAAGIWPDLTQCGLITLDAHHDLRDGRSSGSPVWRLIQAGMQGSNIVQIGISDFANSKDYAARAKDHGIHIFSRESLRKRPIADVMLEALEIAGGSRREIYVDIDVDVCDRSVAPACPASVPGGISADELRQAAFLAGANSSVRAMDITEIDAASDAPDQRTVRLGALLVLEAACGVAKR